In Anopheles gambiae chromosome 2, idAnoGambNW_F1_1, whole genome shotgun sequence, a single window of DNA contains:
- the LOC1270878 gene encoding low molecular weight phosphotyrosine protein phosphatase 1: protein MSEKKKALFICLGNICRSPIAEAVFLKAIDTAGVADQWEVDSAAIGSWHVGRSPDHRALATMKKHDLPYSNKARQIKKADFEHYDYIFGMDGENIADLKERAPKGDSKAKILLLGDFDPQQPGAIIRDPYYDSGSEGFEQCYVQCVRCCDAFLSKAQKGEI from the exons ATGagtgagaaaaagaaagcactTTTTATTTGCCTGG GAAACATCTGCCGATCACCTATCGCCGAGGCGGTGTTCTTAAAAGCAATCGACACAGCTGGCGTAGCAGATCAGTGGGAAGTAGACAGTGCGGCCATAGGATCGTGGCACGTTGGACGAAGCCCTGACCATCGGGCTCTGGCAACAATGAAAAAGCACGATCTACCGTACAGCAACAAAGCTAGGCAGATTAAAAAGGCGGACTTTGAGCATTACGATTACATTTTCGGAATGGACGGGGAGAACATTGCTGATTTGAAGGAACGCGCGCCCAAGGGAGACAGCAAAGCGAAAATACTACTGCTGGGTGATTTCGATCCGCAACAGCCTGGTGCTATCATACGCGATCCGTACTATGATAGCGGCTCGGAAGGGTTCGAGCAGTGCTACGTGCAGTGTGTGCGTTGTTGTGATGCTTTTTTGTCCAAGGCTCAAAAGGGTGAAATATGA